The following nucleotide sequence is from Alteromonas sp. V450.
CTAGCTACAGCACGGTGAATAATGGTTCTTATACCCGTGCTGATGTAACGGGTGGTAGCGGTAATATCGTATGGCATGTAGATGGCTTTTATCGCGACACAGACAACGCGGATATTCCGGGCTTTGCGTCTATCGAACCCGATGACGATGAGCCTAACGGTGAATTAGAAAGCAGCGCGATGGAAACTCGCAATATTGTTGCAGGTCTTTCTTACGTGGCAGAAGAAGGCTACTTCGGTTTTGCTGTAGAGCAGCTTGACAACGAATATGGCGTACCTGGTCATAGTCATGCTCATGGTGAAGAAGAGCACCATGAAGATCACGACGAAGAGCATGAGGGTGAAGAGCACGATCATGAAGAGCATGGTCATGACGAGCACGGTGAAGAAGGTGTGTTACTTGATGTGGATATGACTCGCTATCAAGCAGCAGGTGAATGGCACTCTCCAGTACGTGGGCTGACAAACCTCAAGTTTGCAGCAGCCTACACCGATTACAAACATGCTGAAATTGAAGACGGCGAGCCAGGTACGGTTTTTACTAATGAATCGAGCGATATCCGTCTATCTGCTTATCATGAAGAAGTGAATGGCTGGCATGGCGTATTCGGCCTACAGTTTAATCATAGTGATTATAACGCTGTGGGTGAGGAAGCCTTTACTCCGGCTAATACTACATCAAGCTACGCACTTTATATTGTAGAGCAAAAAAATGTAGGCGATGTGACGTTTGAGCTTGGCGGCCGACTTGAGCGTACCACCTTGGACGCTGACGCCAGCGAAGTGGAACTTGAGGTTTTACATGAAGAGCATGAAGGCGAGGAACACGAAGGCGAAGAGCACGACGAGGAGCATGAAGGTGAAGAACATGAAGAGCATGCTGTTGCTTTCAACTTCCCTGACTACGATTTTACCAGCTTATCGCTTTCAGCGGGCGCTAACTGGGAATACCAGGAAGGTCATTCAATTGCTGTGACCTTATCACGCAGCGAACGCGCGCCTAGCCAGCAAGAACTTTTCTCTGCAGGCCAGCATTTAGCAACGCAAAGCTACGAGGTGGGTTTAGTATTTGATATGGATGAAGAAGGCCATATTGAAGAAACGCTTAAAGGCGTAAAAGAAGAAGTCAGTACCAATCTTGACATTACGTTTCGTAAATATACCGGCAGTTGGGGCTACAGCGCGTCTTTCTTCTACAATCAAGCTGACGACTATATCTTCCAAACAAGCACTGGCTTAATTGCGCTTGGTGAGCACGAAGAACATGATGAGCACGAAGAAGAAGGATTAGAGAGCGAGCATGAAGAGCATGGACATGATGAGCACGGCGATGAAGAAGGTTTGCCAATCTATTATTTCCAGCAGGCTGACGCCGACATCTGGGGCTTCGAAGCGGAGACTTACGTTGATTTAACAGACACGCTGCGCTTAACTGTATTTGGTGACTATATTCGTGCAGAGATAGAAGATGACAATCTTCCGCGCACACCGCCAATGCGTTTTGGTAGTGAACTAAGCTACGTGAACGATGGTTTGAGCGCTGACGTGGGCTTTACGTGGTACGACGACCAGGAGGACGTTGCATCATTTGAGACTACAACAGATGGCTATACGCTAGTTAACGCGAGCGTACAATATGAGTTTGGCACACAGGGCATTGAATGGGTAGTGTTTGCTCGTGGTGAAAACCTAACTGACGAAGAAGCCCGTGTTCATACATCTTTCTTAAAAGACCAAGCACCGCTTCCAGGTAGAAACTTTACTATGGGTGTGAGAGCGTTGTTTTAAGCACAAGCTAGAAACATAGCGCGGTTTTAGAAGGCGGTGTAGCAACACCGCCTTTTTTGTTAGTACGAAAATTACCGATGACGCAGCCAAAAAAGGTATTGAATGAGTGATGTTGTAAAGTGGTTAAACAATCTCAATCACAAGCACATGGTATTGGGGTATGGAAGCTTGTTAAGTAAAGACAGCCGAGAACGTTTTTCAAACATTTATACACAATCTATTCCCGTAAATGTGAAGGGGTTTGAACGGGGCTGGATAACCCGTAGTGAGCAAGAGCAACAGACGTACGTGGGGGCTATTCGAAACCGAGATAAACAATTAAACGCACACTTGATCCCCACCGATATCAATCCCGGCTTACAAGAGCGAGAAAAAGATTATCGATTTATACAGGTGGCTCTACACGATATTCATCTTAACCGTTCAACTTCCCTCGCAAGAGAAGAGCAAGTTGCAATTGAAAATGCGCTCGCACCTTTTACGTTTTGGATGTGTGAAACATTGGCTGTTCAACCTGCTTCACACCGTTATCCGGTGCACCAAACGTATATCGACACATGTATTTCAGGGTGCTTGGAACAGGGAGGGGAAGTTGAAGCACAAGCATTTATTGCTCAAACATCGTTCTGGCGACACAATAGAGTGAATGATCGACGTTCACCGAAGTATCCGAGAGCGGCCGTAGTCGATATAGCCAACCAACAAAAAATAGACGAATTGCTGGTAGGCACTGAGTCGATGTAACTACTGCTACAAGACGCAATGATAACGTTGAGAACACTGCCCCTAAGAGGTAACGCCTGTGGCCGAACGGATCGCACATTTAAAAAGTGAAAGACTCTTTCTAAGACCGCTTACCTTTGCTGACAAACACTGGGTCTTAGCGCTTCAGAAAGAGGAAATGTGGTTAAAATTTATTGGCAGCCGAAATGTTAATTCACTCGATGACGCGTGCGATTATATAGCAAGAACTAACGCGCAAAGAGAAGAGTGGGGATACGGTTTGCTTGCTGTTGAGGATAAGCATAACAACATACCGCTCGGTGTTTGCGGTCTGTTTAACCGCTTTGCTTTTGAATGTCCCGATTTGGGTTTTGCTATGCTGCCTCAGGCAAGGGGACAGGGGCTCTGCTATGAAGCGTGCAATGCAGTAATAGGCTGGGCACGCGAAAATGGGTATGCGTTTCTCACTGCAATGACACATCCTAAGAATAAAAAATCTCAGCAATTGTTACTGCGTTTAGGGTTTGAGGACCACGGGTTTTACTTTGATAAAAGCTTTGAACAACAGCGCCTATTTTGGTTGACGCTACACCGACCACGCTGAATAGGTAGGTAACGACGCGCCCGTCGCAACCTACGTTCACGAAGGTAAATTTATAGTGGCGGTAGTACGGTCATTTTTTTTATGATTATCGGCTCAATAGGCACGTTGTTAGCATTTAAGCGAATTGAGTATTCAGTTTCTACCTCTGACATGGCGTCAACAATTTCTTCGCCTTCTACTATGACGCCAAAAACTGCGTAACCCCAGTCTCTTCCCGGATTTAAGCTGCTGTTATCATTCACGTTAAAGAAAAACTGCCGGTTCGCCGTGTGCGGATCATTTTGCCTGGCCATTGCAATGGTATAAAGGTCGTTAGTTAAACCATTACCCGACTCATTGAAGATATCTGGAAAGTTTGACTTGCCGTTGAAGTCGGCGGTATACCCTCCACCTTGCACAACAAATCCTCTCACAATGCGGTGAAAAATAGTGTCTTCATAAGCGCGCTTGTCTACATAGCGCAGAAAATTATTTGCGGTAATGGGCGCCCGTCTTCGGTCTAACTCAACCACGATATCGCCCATAGTGGTTTCAATCTTAACCCGTGGATAGTAGTTATCAGGCTGTACGTGAGAGCCATCGTCTTTTTTTGCCATAACCGCAGAGCTACTGGTTATCAGCATAATAGCGAAAAGAACGGGGAAGAGTAGTCTATTCATAAACGTGCCTTTAAAAGTATTTCTTATTTCGCGCATCTCATTTTAAGCGCTTAACGTTTTGCTGTGCCTAAGATAACGAACTTTTTGTCACTCGCAAGTACCTTTGCGCCGCCAAACAGCTTTTTAAGTTTAATGTGATAGTCGAGGTGTCGGTTTCCTACCACGACCAAGTGACCACTTTTGATAAGCAGTTCACGAGAGTCTGTAAACATTTGCCAGGCAATGTGATCGGTAATGGCGTTTTGCTGATGAAAAGGCGGGTTACACAAAATTTTGGTAACGGCAGGTCTATTTTCACGATTCAAAAGAGTTTCTAAACAGTTACTTGCCACAAATTCGCACTGGTCAATTTTATCCGGAAAGTTGTTTAGTACATTACGTCTGGCACTTTCTAGCGCCATATATGACTCGTCCACGAATATAACTTTGGCATCAGGAGCAAGCGACAGCGCATTTACCCCAAGAACGCCGTTGCCGCAGCCTAAATCTACTACCACGTCATTAGCACTCACCGTCATGTGTTCAAGCATAATGCGTGCGCCGATATCTAGTGATTGTCGGGAGAACGTGTTAGCAAGGTTATCTATGGTAAGTAGTTCACCCGTTGTGCTTTTACACTGCCAACGCGTTGGATAAGGCGAATTAGCGAGTTTGATTGAATTACGAGGGGTGGCAAACACAAGTCGTGATTTCTTTTTGGCAAGAGAAGTCGTGGTGGGACCAATGTATCGCTCAAATAGGTTGAGTACCGATTTGGTAATCGCTTTCACTTTGCCCGTGGCGACAATATGTGTGTCAGGTGTAATATATTTCTGTAAATCAATCAGCTGTTGCTCAAGAAGAGCAAGGGCGCGGGGGACCTTAAGCACTATAAGACTCGGGGCTTGTGCTGGCTCGAACGTTAAGCTTTGCACGCTGGTTAGTGTCTTTAGCGGCGCGCAATGTAGTGCATTTTTGTCATCGGCTGCAGAAATATCTAGTAGCTGGTTGGCTTTCAAATTCTCATGTAACGATCGTAGCGATATGTAGGAGTCAGAAACCCAGTGCGGCGCCAAATGAGAGAACCAGCAACCCAATGCGCCAAAATCATCGTTAAATATCATCACCGCGCCGTCACTATCACCGCGGCCAACGGGAAGCTTCGCGTCACTTATTAACGTCTCAATATGTTCAATGATAAGTTCATCGGCGCTATCCCATGCTTGAAGGCTTACGTGCTGATGTTTCTCGGGATAGCGGATCAGCGAAAACTGTCGGTCGGCAAAAATAAATTCTGTATTCATTGAAGTCTTTTTTAAAGAAAGGCGCAAAGCATTCACATTTGGGAATGCGTTTTTAATTTAAGTACTCAATAGCTATATTAACATATCAATACCATGGCTCTAACCAATTAGGCGTTATTCTAGATTTTGAATGTAATTTAATAAAAGGCCATCTTGCTTACGCTCACAACAATCCACATTTGCAGTACGTACGTAAACAATCGTATAAGCTGTGTTTATTGGTGTTTAATTGGCACCATCAAACTGTTGTTTTAAAAACAATTTTACTCATCTATAAAAGACACATAGTTACGCATGCAATTTTCTCTTTTTGAGACACCAAAAGACCGTATTACACCTTTTAAGCTGCCGCTGTCAGAAGGCGACGTAACTTATTTTCCCAATGCATTATCAAAAAATGACGCAGATCTTTTTTTTACGCAACTGCAGAACGAATTACCCTGGCGACAAGATACGATTAAGTTGTTTGGCAAGCCGGTAAAAATACCTCGTCTTCAAAGCTGGCACGGTGATCCTGCGTGTACTTATACCTATTCAAACCTGACCATGTCGCCGAATCCTTGGACTACAAGTCTTTCCCACATTAAAGATCGTTGTGAAGCGCTATGCGCTTTAAACCACAAATCGACGTTTAACAGTGTACTAGCGAACTGGTATCGAGACGGGCAAGACAGCATGAGTTTTCATTCAGATGATGAACCTGAATTGGGTGTCAACCCCGTTATTGCTTCAGTCACCTTAGGAGAGGCAAGGCCGTTTGTGTTAAAGCACAAAGAAACAAAAGAAAAGTTTACTCAAATCCTTGAGCACGGCAGTTTATTGATAATGGCAGGAACGACACAAAGTCATTATGTACACGGTATTGCTAAGACGGCTAAACCTATTGGTGGTAGAATTAACCTCACATTTCGACATCTTATTCAAAGAGCAAGGTAAGCCAAATGCAAATAAAAGCGTTTCTAGAAACCACAATCGAGTCTGCACTTAGCCCAAGGTATCTCGAAGTCGTTGATGAGAGCTTTATGCACAATGTGCCAGAAGGTGCGCAAAGCCATTTTAAAGTAACGGTAGTGAGTGACGCCTTCGAAGGAAAACGATTAATTGCACGGCACAGAGAAATTAACGGCCTTGCGGCTGAAGTCTTACAGGGACCTGTGCATGCGTTAGCACTTCATACATATACGCCCGACGAGTGGGAAGCACGAGGCGGGCAAACACTCTCATCGCCCCACTGTCTAGGCGGTAGTAAACACGACAAATAGCGTCTTTATTAACTAAATGGAAGTAGAGTTATGACAAGCAGCAAATCGAAAGCCGGCGGTGTGCTTACCCCGTTTTGGGACATTATCAAAACCCCCTCTATTCAGGTTTTATTACTTGGAACCGGGTTCTTGTTAACCATGCTTTTTGTATACATGGGTGTTCTAACAGCGTTCGATAAAGCTGTTTTTAATACGCTAAGCGAATTTGGCAACGTATCAGGCTGGAAGAGTGACGTACTTAGAGATACTACGGCACTAGGCAGCAACACCGTGCTCATTTTTGTTGTGGTATCGGTCGCGGGAGCATTAAATATAGCGGGCGAGAATAAAAAAGCACTCACGTTTGTCGTTGCTGTTGCAGTTGGAATTGCTATGACATTTCTGCTTAAAGCCGGTATTGCGAGACCGCGTCCTTCGTTAGCCCTGCAGCATGTTGACGTGTACACGCAAAGTTTTCCTTCCGCGCACGCTACGCTATCTACACTCGTTTACTTTTATGTGGCCCACTTACTTACGCATCTAGCACGAAGCAAACCTGTTCGAATATGGATATATATTGCCACTACGTTGCTAGTTTTTTGCATTGGTTTAAGCCGAGTTTTGCTTGGCGTACACTGGCCTAGCGATATTATTGCTGGGTGGTTCGCAGGCGGAAGCATGGCCGCGTTTTGCTTCTACATCATAAAATGGAAACGTAGGCTAAGTATTAAAAGCGAAGAGTAAGCGGCCTAACTAATTAACCACAGAACCGCACCGGTTTCCGTTTACATATTCAGGCGGGGTGCTTGTATGCATATAGCGCCCTCTCAAATCATTGTCGAATGATGTAGTTAAAAAGCAGTTAAATTTTGCCCGCTTAGGCATACGTCGTTGTAAATTGTTACAAATTTAGAGGTTACGCCTTTCAAAGGATAGCGTAGCTTAGAAAACACACAATTTTAAGCAGACGGACCAGCAATGCTCTCAATTAGTCATCTTACCAAAACATATTCAAATGGCGTTCGCGCGCTTGACGGTATTAATCTCAATATTCCTAAAGGCATGTTTGGCCTGCTCGGCCCTAATGGTGCGGGCAAGTCGTCTTTGATGAGAACGATTGCTACATTACAAGCACCTGATGAGGGCAGTATTGTTTTCGATGGAACGGACGTGATTGCCAAGCCTAACGAATTGCGTCAGCGGCTGGGATATTTGCCGCAAGATTTTGGTGTGTACCCACGAATAAGCGCGCAAAAGCTGTTAGACCATTTGGCTGTTCTAAAGGGGTTAAGTAACAAAGCGGAGCGCAAAGAAGCTGTGGAAGGGCTATTGGTACATACCAATCTGTGGCAGCATCGAGATAAGGCGGTTAGCGGCTATTCGGGGGGAATGCGTCAGCGTTTCGGTATCGCTCAAGCGCTACTTGGCGATCCCGACTTGATTATTGTGGATGAGCCAACTGCGGGTCTTGATCCTGAAGAACGCAATCGATTTCATAACCTTTTAGTGAGTTTGGGCGAAGAAAAAGTCATTATTCTTTCTACACACATCGTGGATGATGTTTCTGAGCTTTGCCCTAATATGGCAGTGCTCGGGCAGGGACAAATCTTGTTAGAGGGGAACCCTGTTGAACTCACCTATCAGTTAGAAGGGCGTATTTGGTGTAAGCAGGTCAGTGTGGAAGAACTGAAAGAAATTGAGCAACAGTATAGCCTTATTTCTTCTCGTCTTATTGCCGGTAAGCATGTTGTGCACATTATGGCCGATGAAGCGCCAGAAGGCTTTATCGCGGCACCAGCCAACCTTGAAGATGTTTATTTCTCAACGCTTTACAATTCCCGCAAGAGTCCGGCAAAGGCAGCATAAGGAGATACATCATGTTCTGGAAAAGCCTGGCTTTTGAATGGCGCTATTACCTCCGTCAGCCGTCGTTTACGGTAACGACCCTCGTATTTTTTCTGTTGCCATTTCTAGCGACTACCACCGATAACGTGCGCATAGGTGGTGGCGGAAACGTACTTTACAACGGCAGTTATGCGGTTACCCAAACGATGCTAATTATGGGCGTATTTGCCCTTTTCTTGTTGGTGAATTTTATTGCAGGTACCGCGACTCGCAATCACACCACAAAAATGAGTGAGCTCATCTACACGCGCCCCGTAAACCCCATGCAGTATCAGCTGGGGCGTTTTCTCGGTGCAACGCTGGTCACGTTGACGGTGTTCGCGGCGGTGCCGCTGGGTATTTTACTTGGTTCGCTCATGCCTTGGGTTGATCCAGAACGTATTGGGCCAACGGAACTCAGTTATTACTTAACGCCGTTCTTTTACATCATAGTGCCAGGTTTTCTATCATTGGGGATGGTGTTTTTTGCCTTGGCGCAGCGCGTAAAATCAATGATGGCTGCCTACCTTACAGCGCTTGGCGTGTTTATTGTTTACGTTGTGGGAGGCGTTCTCACCAGTGAACCCGAGTACCGTGAAATTGCAGCATTACTGGATCCATTTGGGTTAAGAACGTTTGCTGAGATTAGCCGTTACTGGACTGTATTTGATAAAAATGTCACTGCGATTACGCTAGATGGGGTGTTGTTACAAAACCGCATAATTTGGCTTGGTATTGGCAGTATTATTCTACTGACATTTGGCAGTATCTTTTCGTTTAAGTGGCAGCATGGCTCGAGAAAGGTCAAAGCCAGTAAAGCATCGAAGGTGCCTGCGCCAGAAAACAACCGTATAAACTATAAGGCATCTGGCGATCATCAATGGCATAAGTTTGTCACCAATCTTGGGTTTGAAATGCGCCAAGTGCTGTTTAGCCCGGCGATGATCGTACTGGTATTATTCAGTGTTTTTAATCTTACCTCACTTTACGCCGTCGCATACGGTGGACTTTACGGCACCGACAGCTGGCCGTTAACGCAGAACATGACCAAAGCTATAGTGGATAACTTCGGTCTTACTATGATGATTGTGGTGATTTATTACAGCGGGGAAATCGTCTGGCGTGAACGCGGCAGCGGTATGGGTGACATTATTGAGTCTACGCCTGTTTTTAATGCGGTATTCTGGGTGTCGAAATTGCTATCGATGTGGGCAGTGTTGGCGGTGCTCTATGCTATTGGCATGTTGTTCACAATTTTCTTTCAGATCACTAAAGGGTACACCAATCTAGAGCTTGGGCTTTACTTTAGCGACTTGTTTTACGTTGCCCTATTGCCTTGGATGTGGGTAACAGTATTGGCGTTCTTTATTCAGGTGCTCAGTCCCAATAAATACATGGGGATGCTAATTACCTCTGCTTATTTGATCTCTACGCTTGTGCTCAGCCAGCTTGGCGTTGAGCACAATATGTGGACATTCGGCAATGCACCGCGGGTATTATACTCTGATTTAAATGGATACGGTTGGTTCCTTACTGGTTTCAACTGGTACATGCTTTACTGGGGTGCCCTTAGCTTGGTGCTTTCTGTTATTGGTTACGGTCTTTGGCAGCGCGGCCCTGAAAGTAAACTAAAAGACCGACTCAGGCTGCTGGGTTATCAAATGGGAAACACAGGCAAGGGGCTATTAGCTGCTGGTATTCTTGTGTTCTTGGCGACCGGTGGATATATCCATTACAACACTAAGGTGTTAAATGAGTTTGTGGGGCGGGACGAGGGGCTCGACCTGCGTGCTGAGTATGAGCGTCAATACGTCCAGTACGAAAACGCAAACATTCCGGTGGTAATTAAAGCGAATGCATTAGTAGATATCTTTCCGTCAGAACGTCGAATAGAGGCCACAGCTGAAGTAACAATAAAAAATAAGCGTGAAACCGCTATCAACCGTGTCCTGGTGTCAATTCCTAGTAATACGCCTACATGGCAGGTAGACATTCCTGGCGCAAAAATCACGCAAGTTATAGATGACTTTGATTCAGCTTGGCTAGAATTTGATGAGCCAATGATGCCCGGTGATGAGGTGGCCGGAAGTGTAAGCGTTGTCCGAGAGCACAACGGGTTCAGAGATCGCGGTTTTGACCTTATGGTGGCCGAAAACGGTACGTTTATAAATAATTATGAACTCTTTCCAATTTTCGGTTTTCGGAGCGACCTTTTGATAAGCGATCGTCACGAAAGAAGAAAGCGCGATTTACCTGAAAGGCCGCGAGCGCATAAGCTCGAGGACACCAGTAAGTACAATCAGAGCTTCTTCGGTCCTGGTGTCGATTTTATTGACTTTGAGACAACAATTTCTACATCTGAAGATCAAATTGCGATTGCACCGGGGTATTTACAGAAAGAATGGACCGATAACGGCCGTCGTTACTTCCATTATAAAATGGATTCACCAATGGTGGCTTTCTATTCATTCCTTTCTGCCCGTCATGACGTAAAACGAGATGAACATAAAGGTGTGAATATTGAGGTTTATCATGACCCAAAACATGCTTGGAATGTCGATTTGATGGTTCAGAGCGTTAAAGATTCACTGGATTACTTTGAATCTCAGTTTGGTCCGTATCAGCACAAACAAATGCGCATCATCGAGTTCCCAGGATATCGCTCTTTTGCTCAAAGTTTCGCGAATACTGTTCCGTATTCTGAGGTCATTGGCTTTACTGCTGATTTGCGTGACCCTGAAGATATTGACTATGTTTATTATGTTACCGCTCATGAAGTAGCACACCAATGGTGGGGACACCAACTTGGCGCCGCAGACGTTCAGGGAAGTGCTATTTTGTCTGAGAGCCTGTCTCAGTACAGTGCCATTATGGTACTGAAGAAGCGCTATGGTGAAACACAAATTCGCAAGTTTCTTAAATATGAATTAGATCGTTATCTACGTGGTCGTAGCGGTGAATTGCTAGAAGAAATGCCCTTTATGCGCAGTGAAAATCAGCAATACATACATTATCGCAAAGGCTCTGTGGTCATGATGTCAATTCTAGACCGTCTGGGTGAGGAGCGGGTGAATACAGCACTTAAACAGCTCATGTCAGAATTCCGATTTAAGTCTGACCCTTATCCTACAACATTGGATTTACAGCGAGTACTCAATGCGCAAGCGAGCCCTGATGAGCAAGCTTTCATTGCCGATATCTTTGAGCAGATTACGTTGTATGACTTAAAAATGGACGCCGTTGAAGTTACCCCATCAGAGGATGGTTATGAGGTGACACTGACTATTAGTGGCGCGAAGTATGCCGCAGATGGACAGGGGCTGGAAACTGAGCAGGCACTTGACGAATGGGTAGATGTGGCTTTATTCACGAGCGATCCAGCTAAATTGACCGATGCCGAACAAGTGCTGTACAACGCAAAGCACAAAGTAAAAAGCGGTGAGACAGTGATTACGATCACGGTCGATGAGATGCCGCTTTATGCGGGTGTCGATCCGTTTGTGAAACTTATTGACCGTGACAGCGGAGATAATATTAAACGCTTGTAAATGTTAGGTGCACTGGCTTTGTTAGGCAAAGCCAGTGCAAATAAGTGAGTAAGTCCGCAGTTTCAGCCAGAAGTATGTCTATGTTTTCTTTTTTTCGCGTGTATCAAATATATCGTCTGCGCTCGGCGGCTATCCCAAGAGCAATAAAGGCAGCGATATAAGCAACACCGCGATATTCGTAAGCGACGAAATTAAATATGTGATGCAGCAATGGGGCACCGTATATGGTTAGCGCGCCATAGCCAAAAGCGCAAAGCAGTACAAACAGGGCACTGCGTATAATGAAATGTAGGTTACTTAAACTGCGTTTAAACTGGCGATTAATGATATCGCCGTATACCACTAAAAGCGTGGCCATCAGCATTAAACTCATTTCAATGTAATAATCAGCCAGGAATTGGCTAATGGGAATAGTCACCGACGACAACATTCTACTTCTCTTCTTCTTACAGCGATAAAACCTGCCGCAAGCTTAGCATTGTCAAAAAACGTTAGCTAACCAAAGCAATAAAAAGCGAGATAAGGCATCAAACGTTCAAAATCAGGCCCGCCGAAGTGCATACCGCTCAGCGAGCTCGTTTTTTATTACTTTCGTTGGGGGCTTTTGGTCGCAATATCTACTATGCGAGTAGCAATGCTCGAGATGGTGGTATTTTCATTCATGGCCTGCTTTTGGAGTCTACGATACGCGTTATTTTCGCTTAACCCGAATTGCTCCATTATGACCAGCTTTGCTCGTCCAATCAGTTTTTGTTCCTGTATTGCGCGTTTAGCCTCGTCGAGCTCTCGCCCCATGTCCTCTATGTGTTGCGCCTGTGAGCGAAGTAAATCATAAAAAGAACGATGGGCAGATAAGGTTTTAGTTTGCTCGTTAAGTGTCAGCGCACTTGTATTGTCCTCTTTCGTGTCCTCTGCTAGGCCCGGCATGCTGGGGTCGAACAACAGCGTGAGGGGAGAGCCATCGGTGGCGTGTTCATCATTAAAGCGCTTGAGTAACTGTTGGTGATTGGCCATTTCATTTTTTGCATTTTCTACCTTCGTGTTGGCCTGTTGCGCTAAGGCTTCAGTAAGTGCTACCTCGATAGTTTGCATTGCATCAATGCGACGTGTTGCAACATCAAACCATACTTCTGATATTTCACCAGAGATAGGGCTACCGTCACCTAGTTGTGCAATCATATTTCTAAGTTGGGCTATATCTATTGCGGCTGGGCTTTTATTGAGTGCGTCCAATGCGTCTTTATGCGCTTTGCAACTGAATTCACAAAAAATACTGAAGTGATGTTCCTGCGCATGTTGGAGGGCAGCAAGCTTTTCACACAGGCGCACATCAAAATGGGTTTCTGCGAAACCAATGGCGCCCCACGCTCGCTCTTGGCCGGCATATTCCTTGGCCTGCATGAAATTAAACAAAGCCACCAACAAACGGGTAATGGTAGGGTCGCTCGCAATATCTGCTGCTTCAAAAATAACGGTAAGCAGACTTGCGACAAGGCGGCTGTAAGCGCGTGTGGATTCTAATGGGGTTAACTGATGGTTGTTTACCTGCTCTCGCAGCCGCGGTAGATAGTCGGTAGCTTGCATGGCAAGGGTAATACTGCTTAACAAACGAGGATTACCTGTGGCGATTTCGTCAGCAAGATATAGAGATTTTAAATGACTTTTTAGCGTTGACTCTGCGCGCTCGCTTGCACTGACATACTGGTCGCGCTCAGCAAAGTAGCGCTCACCCTTTGAAGCAAGAAATATATTACTGGCTCCACGTTCTTTTTGTAATTCATGAATAAGTTCTCGAACGGCGATAACAATACGACAGTTGCTTGAGAGCTGCTCTAGCACCGTAATTTCTGCATGCTTGGCGGCCAGCAAAAAGCGTTTAGTTGCATCACTACAAAGTGCAATGGTCTGTTCTGGTTCTTGAAGCATTAGAGGCCCTGCTTATTTTGATATAAGCACTTCGCTTTTCTTTTATGTGTTTTGATTGCGAAGCTTTGCTTTACATGTAGAGGGTTAAGCAACACTTATGCCTTGTTTATAGAAACGTAACGATGGAAATTGATATAACAGTGAAATTCACTAAGTAGTTGGTATTATTTGTTTTTTATCCATTGCACTAGGGCTGTAGGGT
It contains:
- a CDS encoding TonB-dependent receptor, translating into MKMRSLLSLSIAGLLSAPVYATTVTGKVTDTAGQPVAGAEVKIEGSRRVAYTDVNGVYRFDDVKQPHIHLHVYSSNYIHGDNDLGDVNTDQKVDFVLKPASVENIVVTANALQSSVLESVTPVTVIGADKLRKIEAPTLGETLKNAPGVHSTYFGPVSSSPIIRGNDGPRVKIVQNGLDVSDVSRVGPDHNVAATLSSATQVEVLRGPATLQYGSGAIGGVVNVVDKRIPQYQIDGVEGEAETSYSTVNNGSYTRADVTGGSGNIVWHVDGFYRDTDNADIPGFASIEPDDDEPNGELESSAMETRNIVAGLSYVAEEGYFGFAVEQLDNEYGVPGHSHAHGEEEHHEDHDEEHEGEEHDHEEHGHDEHGEEGVLLDVDMTRYQAAGEWHSPVRGLTNLKFAAAYTDYKHAEIEDGEPGTVFTNESSDIRLSAYHEEVNGWHGVFGLQFNHSDYNAVGEEAFTPANTTSSYALYIVEQKNVGDVTFELGGRLERTTLDADASEVELEVLHEEHEGEEHEGEEHDEEHEGEEHEEHAVAFNFPDYDFTSLSLSAGANWEYQEGHSIAVTLSRSERAPSQQELFSAGQHLATQSYEVGLVFDMDEEGHIEETLKGVKEEVSTNLDITFRKYTGSWGYSASFFYNQADDYIFQTSTGLIALGEHEEHDEHEEEGLESEHEEHGHDEHGDEEGLPIYYFQQADADIWGFEAETYVDLTDTLRLTVFGDYIRAEIEDDNLPRTPPMRFGSELSYVNDGLSADVGFTWYDDQEDVASFETTTDGYTLVNASVQYEFGTQGIEWVVFARGENLTDEEARVHTSFLKDQAPLPGRNFTMGVRALF
- a CDS encoding gamma-glutamylcyclotransferase; its protein translation is MSDVVKWLNNLNHKHMVLGYGSLLSKDSRERFSNIYTQSIPVNVKGFERGWITRSEQEQQTYVGAIRNRDKQLNAHLIPTDINPGLQEREKDYRFIQVALHDIHLNRSTSLAREEQVAIENALAPFTFWMCETLAVQPASHRYPVHQTYIDTCISGCLEQGGEVEAQAFIAQTSFWRHNRVNDRRSPKYPRAAVVDIANQQKIDELLVGTESM
- a CDS encoding GNAT family N-acetyltransferase yields the protein MAERIAHLKSERLFLRPLTFADKHWVLALQKEEMWLKFIGSRNVNSLDDACDYIARTNAQREEWGYGLLAVEDKHNNIPLGVCGLFNRFAFECPDLGFAMLPQARGQGLCYEACNAVIGWARENGYAFLTAMTHPKNKKSQQLLLRLGFEDHGFYFDKSFEQQRLFWLTLHRPR
- a CDS encoding peptidylprolyl isomerase, which encodes MNRLLFPVLFAIMLITSSSAVMAKKDDGSHVQPDNYYPRVKIETTMGDIVVELDRRRAPITANNFLRYVDKRAYEDTIFHRIVRGFVVQGGGYTADFNGKSNFPDIFNESGNGLTNDLYTIAMARQNDPHTANRQFFFNVNDNSSLNPGRDWGYAVFGVIVEGEEIVDAMSEVETEYSIRLNANNVPIEPIIIKKMTVLPPL
- a CDS encoding methyltransferase, whose translation is MNTEFIFADRQFSLIRYPEKHQHVSLQAWDSADELIIEHIETLISDAKLPVGRGDSDGAVMIFNDDFGALGCWFSHLAPHWVSDSYISLRSLHENLKANQLLDISAADDKNALHCAPLKTLTSVQSLTFEPAQAPSLIVLKVPRALALLEQQLIDLQKYITPDTHIVATGKVKAITKSVLNLFERYIGPTTTSLAKKKSRLVFATPRNSIKLANSPYPTRWQCKSTTGELLTIDNLANTFSRQSLDIGARIMLEHMTVSANDVVVDLGCGNGVLGVNALSLAPDAKVIFVDESYMALESARRNVLNNFPDKIDQCEFVASNCLETLLNRENRPAVTKILCNPPFHQQNAITDHIAWQMFTDSRELLIKSGHLVVVGNRHLDYHIKLKKLFGGAKVLASDKKFVILGTAKR